From a single Pleurodeles waltl isolate 20211129_DDA chromosome 8, aPleWal1.hap1.20221129, whole genome shotgun sequence genomic region:
- the LOC138250304 gene encoding P2Y purinoceptor 8-like isoform X1, producing MPSRSIRKLCPVILEKMASESMTDLKDRILQNSTSLSNSTLEMLQNKMLQTALPTLYLFIFIVGITINSISMWILCFHAHPKSPTIIFAINLVINDMLYSVTLPFQVAYHLNGNNWPFSHVFCSIVTVLFYGNMQGSIWTMMSISIERYLKIVHPLSSKSLTTNKKALWVCVSIWTLVLLLNVPYMYTNLTVHVTQLQIVTCFDVVPRNMFPSRHHFYIYFASVASLTFFLPLTVMTACYSAIIATLVRSPPSQLRETKKQIIFLIVALLIVFLVCFLPNHVLQILHLVYSKRYQSLYVEYKLSLAFSSLNCCLDPFVYYFGSKEFRKIVEKKIFCCGMKSSLDNTTSNVSEHSVPLTQIN from the coding sequence GAGTATTCGGAAACTTTGTCCCGTGATCCTCGAAAAGATGGCTTCTGAAAGCATGACAGACTTAAAAGACAGAATCCTGCAGAATTCTACGTCACTATCTAACTCCACATTGGAGATGCTCCAGAATAAAATGCTGCAGACGGCTTTACCCACCTTATATCTCTTCATATTCATTGTCGGCATCACCATCAATTCCATTTCcatgtggatcctttgtttccatGCACACCCAAAGTCGCCCACAATCATCTTTGCTATTAACTTGGTCATCAACGACATGCTGTACAGTGTGACTCTTCCGTTCCAAGTTGCATACCACCTGAATGGAAACAATTGGCCCTTTAGTCATGTATTTTGCAGCATTGTAACCGTATTATTTTACGGAAACATGCAGGGCTCTATTTGGACAATGATGAGCATTAGCATTGAACGATATCTGAAAATTGTGCACCCACTGAGTTCCAAAAGCTTGACCACCAACAAAAAAGCTCTTTGGGTCTGCGTTAGCATTTGGACACTTGTTTTATTGTTAAACGTGCCATACATGTATACAAATCTAACTGTTCATGTCACACAGCTACAGATAGTCACTTGCTTTGATGTAGTTCCCAGAAACATGTTTCCCTCAAGACATCATTTCTACATTTATTTTGCAAGCGTCGCATCTTTGACTTTTTTCCTTCCTTTGACCGTTATGACAGCGTGCTACAGTGCAATCATAGCAACGCTTGTGCGGTCGCCTCCTTCGCaactcagagaaaccaaaaagcagATCATCTTCCTTATTGTGGcactacttattgtatttttggtgTGCTTTTTGCCAAATCATGTGTTGCAAATTCTCCATCTTGTTTATAGTAAAAGGTATCAGTCCCTGTATGTGGAGTACAAGCTTTCTCTGGCTTTTTCCAGCCTCAACTGCTGCTTGGATCCTTTTGTTTACTATTTTGGTTCCAAGGAGTTTAGAAAAATCGTGGAGAAGAAGATCTTTTGCTGTGGTATGAAGAGTTCACTTGACAACACCACCAGCAACGTTTCAGAACATTCTGTTCCATTAACACAAATCAATTAA
- the LOC138250304 gene encoding P2Y purinoceptor 8-like isoform X2 → MASESMTDLKDRILQNSTSLSNSTLEMLQNKMLQTALPTLYLFIFIVGITINSISMWILCFHAHPKSPTIIFAINLVINDMLYSVTLPFQVAYHLNGNNWPFSHVFCSIVTVLFYGNMQGSIWTMMSISIERYLKIVHPLSSKSLTTNKKALWVCVSIWTLVLLLNVPYMYTNLTVHVTQLQIVTCFDVVPRNMFPSRHHFYIYFASVASLTFFLPLTVMTACYSAIIATLVRSPPSQLRETKKQIIFLIVALLIVFLVCFLPNHVLQILHLVYSKRYQSLYVEYKLSLAFSSLNCCLDPFVYYFGSKEFRKIVEKKIFCCGMKSSLDNTTSNVSEHSVPLTQIN, encoded by the coding sequence ATGGCTTCTGAAAGCATGACAGACTTAAAAGACAGAATCCTGCAGAATTCTACGTCACTATCTAACTCCACATTGGAGATGCTCCAGAATAAAATGCTGCAGACGGCTTTACCCACCTTATATCTCTTCATATTCATTGTCGGCATCACCATCAATTCCATTTCcatgtggatcctttgtttccatGCACACCCAAAGTCGCCCACAATCATCTTTGCTATTAACTTGGTCATCAACGACATGCTGTACAGTGTGACTCTTCCGTTCCAAGTTGCATACCACCTGAATGGAAACAATTGGCCCTTTAGTCATGTATTTTGCAGCATTGTAACCGTATTATTTTACGGAAACATGCAGGGCTCTATTTGGACAATGATGAGCATTAGCATTGAACGATATCTGAAAATTGTGCACCCACTGAGTTCCAAAAGCTTGACCACCAACAAAAAAGCTCTTTGGGTCTGCGTTAGCATTTGGACACTTGTTTTATTGTTAAACGTGCCATACATGTATACAAATCTAACTGTTCATGTCACACAGCTACAGATAGTCACTTGCTTTGATGTAGTTCCCAGAAACATGTTTCCCTCAAGACATCATTTCTACATTTATTTTGCAAGCGTCGCATCTTTGACTTTTTTCCTTCCTTTGACCGTTATGACAGCGTGCTACAGTGCAATCATAGCAACGCTTGTGCGGTCGCCTCCTTCGCaactcagagaaaccaaaaagcagATCATCTTCCTTATTGTGGcactacttattgtatttttggtgTGCTTTTTGCCAAATCATGTGTTGCAAATTCTCCATCTTGTTTATAGTAAAAGGTATCAGTCCCTGTATGTGGAGTACAAGCTTTCTCTGGCTTTTTCCAGCCTCAACTGCTGCTTGGATCCTTTTGTTTACTATTTTGGTTCCAAGGAGTTTAGAAAAATCGTGGAGAAGAAGATCTTTTGCTGTGGTATGAAGAGTTCACTTGACAACACCACCAGCAACGTTTCAGAACATTCTGTTCCATTAACACAAATCAATTAA